One genomic segment of Panicum virgatum strain AP13 chromosome 2N, P.virgatum_v5, whole genome shotgun sequence includes these proteins:
- the LOC120659588 gene encoding uncharacterized protein LOC120659588, which yields MVYDAGAGSSPAAEPAAPAGSPLRVILTRGFARQVLAGRWFTVFASLLIMAASGATYIFAAYSGALKSALGYDQRALNTVSFAKDLGANLGVLPGLLNEVTPPWAVLAAGAAMNLAGYLMVYLAVSGRTARPPLWLLCLYFFAGANSQAFANTGALVTCVKNFPESRGVVIGILKGFVGLSGAVYTQLYLAFYGGEDPESLILLIAWLPAAVSVVFVHTVRYMPYPRRRGGKETSTNPFFCFLYLSIALACFLLVMIVVQRQVPFSRGAYGVAAAPLLILLLMPLCVVIKQEYKIHRERQLDDALRAAGPPPTITVVDAAASNHVQMSTDTKKAEQQPVAPPPTSRSTPSSSPSSCSGRLGGCVRTMFRPPARGEDHSILQALVSVDMLVLFVSAICGVGGTLTAIDNMGQIGQSLGYPSRSTNTFVSLISIWNYAGRVTAGYASEAVLSRHRVPRPLLLTLVLLLACAGHLLIAFGVPRSLYAASVVVGFCFGAQWPLVFAVISELFGLKRYSTLHNFGGMASPVGAYLLNVRVAGRLYDAEAARQRGGGACLGVECFRRSFLIIAAATALGAAVSLVLVWRTWGFYRGDIYARFRDGEGAAAGDSLPVGQPRRPGAEGEEAAAAVSGGKG from the coding sequence ATGGTGTACGACGCGGGCGccggcagctcgccggcggcggaaccagcggcgccggcggggagcccGCTGCGCGTGATCCTGACGCGGGGCTTCGCGCGGCAGGTGCTGGCGGGGCGGTGGTTCACGGTGTTCGCGAGCCTGCTCATCATGGCGGCCTCCGGCGCGACCTACATCTTCGCCGCCTACTCCGGCGCGCTCAAGTCGGCGCTCGGGTACGACCAGCGCGCGCTCAACACCGTCTCCTTCGCCAAGGACCTGGGCGCCAACCTGGGCGTCCTCCCGGGGCTCCTCAACGAGGTCACCCCGCCCTGGGCCGTgctcgccgcgggcgccgccatgaacctcGCCGGCTACCTCATGGTCTACCTGGCCGTCTCCGGCCgcaccgcgcgcccgccgctCTGGCTCCTCTGCCTCTACTTCTTCGCGGGGGCCAACTCGCAGGCGTTCGCCAACACCGGCGCGCTCGTCACCTGCGTCAAGAACTTCCCGGAGAGCCGCGGCGTGGTGATCGGGATCCTCAAGGGCTTCGTCGGCCTCAGCGGCGCCGTGTACACGCAGCTCTACCTCGCCTTCTACGGCGGCGAGGACCCCGAGTCGCTGATCCTGCTCATCGCGTGGCTGCCCGCGGCCGTGTCCGTCGTGTTCGTGCACACCGTCCGGTACATGCCgtacccgcgccgccgcggcgggaagGAGACCAGCACCAACCCCTTCTTCTGCTTCCTCTACCTCTCCATCGCGCTCGCCTGCTTCCTCCTCGTCATGATCGTCGTGCAGAGGCAGGTGCCCTTCTCGCGGGGCGCctacggcgtcgccgccgcgccgctgctcatcctcctcctcatgCCCCTCTGCGTCGTCATCAAGCAGGAGTACAAGATCCACCGCGAGAGGCAGCTCGACGacgccctccgcgccgccggcccgccgcccaCCATCaccgtcgtcgacgccgccgcaTCCAACCACGTCCAGATGTCAACGGACACCAAGAAAGCAGAGCAGcagccggtggcgccgccgcccacgtcgAGGTCGACCCCATCCTCGTCGCCGTCTTCCTGCTCGGGGAGGCTCGGCGGGTGCGTGAGGACCATgttccggccgccggcgcgcggcgaggaccACTCGATCCTGCAGGCGCTGGTTAGCGTGGACATGCTGGTCCTCTTCGTGTCCGCCATCTGCGGCGTGGGCGGGACGCTGACGGCGATCGACAACATGGGCCAGATCGGGCAGTCCCTGGGTTACCCGTCCCGGAGCACCAACACCTTCGTCTCCCTCATCAGCATCTGGAACTACGCCGGCCGCGTGACGGCCGGCTACGCCTCGGAGGCGGTCCTGTCCCGGCACCGCGTGCCCCGGCCGCTCCTCCTcaccctcgtcctcctcctcgcctgcGCGGGGCACCTCCTCATCGCCTTCGGCGTGCCGCGGTCCCTCTACGCCGCCTCCGTCGTCGTCGGGTTCTGCTTCGGCGCGCAGTGGCCGCTGGTGTTCGCCGTCATCTCGGAGCTGTTCGGGCTGAAGCGCTACTCGacgctgcacaacttcggcggCATGGCGAGCCCCGTGGGGGCCTACCTGCTCAACGTGCGCGTGGCCGGGCGGCTCTACGACGCCGAGGCTGCGCGGCAGCGGGGAGGCGGGGCGTGCCTGGGCGTGGAGTGCTTCCGGCGGTCGTTCCTGAtcatcgcggcggcgacggcgctcgGCGCGGCGGTGTCGCTGGTGCTGGTGTGGCGGACGTGGGGGTTCTACAGGGGCGACATCTACGCGAGGTTCCGGGAtggcgagggcgccgccgccggcgactccctGCCGGTggggcagccgcggcggccgggagcggaaggggaggaggcggcggcagctgtcAGCGGCGGGAAAGGGTGA